A region of Calderihabitans maritimus DNA encodes the following proteins:
- the pyrF gene encoding orotidine-5'-phosphate decarboxylase produces MRDRERLIVALDTSDLKQASRIVDLLAPHVGMFKVGMQLYYSHGPEAVREIMRRGAKVFLDLKLHDIPNTVARAVEVMVDLGVFMFNLHVAGGREMLKRAAETARSRAQEKGVQKPLILGVTVLTSLDEKALREEIGIPKPLRETVKDWAYMAKEAGLDGVVASAQEVELIRKVCGDDFVIVTPGIRPAWAEHGDQKRVTSPAEAVAAGATYLVVGRPVTAAPDPVEAVRKIMDEMEGL; encoded by the coding sequence ATGAGGGACAGGGAAAGACTAATTGTGGCCCTCGATACCAGTGACCTGAAGCAGGCGAGCAGAATCGTAGATCTGTTGGCGCCTCACGTAGGTATGTTTAAAGTAGGTATGCAGCTCTATTATAGTCACGGGCCTGAAGCTGTCCGCGAAATTATGCGCCGAGGGGCTAAGGTTTTTCTGGACCTGAAATTACATGACATTCCCAATACAGTAGCCCGGGCGGTAGAGGTGATGGTAGATCTGGGAGTATTTATGTTCAACCTCCACGTTGCCGGTGGCAGGGAAATGCTGAAGCGGGCGGCGGAAACCGCAAGGAGCAGGGCCCAAGAAAAAGGGGTACAGAAGCCGTTGATACTGGGTGTTACAGTTTTGACCAGTTTAGATGAAAAGGCGTTGCGCGAAGAAATTGGTATCCCTAAGCCCCTGCGGGAGACGGTCAAGGATTGGGCATATATGGCCAAAGAAGCGGGATTGGACGGGGTAGTGGCGTCGGCCCAAGAAGTCGAGTTGATCAGAAAAGTGTGTGGCGACGATTTTGTGATCGTCACTCCTGGTATTCGTCCTGCTTGGGCTGAGCACGGGGACCAGAAGAGAGTAACAAGCCCTGCGGAGGCAGTAGCGGCAGGTGCTACCTATCTGGTAGTAGGGCGTCCCGTTACAGCGGCTCCTGATCCCGTAGAAGCGGTGAGGAAAATTATGGATGAAATGGAGGGACTCTAA
- the pyrE gene encoding orotate phosphoribosyltransferase, translating into MSQEEILNMFTSCEALLEGHFLLSSGLHSNRYIQCAKVLQYPEYATKLARELAERFLGKGIKAVVGPALGGIIVAHEVARWLNARALFTERQDNFMTLRRGFSIGQGEKVLVVEDVITTGGSVQEVIEVVQKSGGKVEGVGVLVDRSGGHVRLDYPVESLLSLTVETFSAEECPLCRAGIPLVKPGSRKV; encoded by the coding sequence CTGTCACAAGAAGAGATCTTAAATATGTTCACCTCCTGTGAAGCTCTTTTGGAAGGACATTTTCTTCTCAGTTCAGGACTGCATAGCAATCGTTACATTCAATGTGCCAAGGTTCTCCAGTACCCGGAATATGCTACCAAACTGGCAAGGGAGTTGGCAGAAAGATTTCTCGGTAAAGGTATTAAGGCGGTAGTGGGACCGGCTTTAGGGGGAATTATAGTGGCCCACGAAGTCGCTCGCTGGTTGAATGCCAGGGCTTTATTTACTGAGCGGCAGGATAACTTTATGACGCTGCGTAGGGGGTTCTCAATCGGGCAGGGCGAAAAAGTGCTAGTGGTAGAAGATGTTATTACGACTGGCGGTTCTGTCCAGGAAGTAATTGAAGTGGTTCAGAAGAGCGGGGGTAAGGTAGAAGGAGTTGGAGTTTTGGTTGATCGTAGTGGTGGCCACGTCCGTTTGGATTATCCTGTGGAAAGCCTGTTGTCTCTTACGGTGGAAACTTTTTCAGCCGAAGAATGTCCTTTATGTCGAGCGGGTATACCATTAGTTAAACCTGGCAGTAGAAAGGTGTGA
- a CDS encoding alkaline phosphatase family protein yields MTAQKVILCIVDSFHPEALTRCLEKGSVPAFEFLIKSGFYHRDCVSVFPTMTPTASSSIATGLGVDRHRVPGFIWFNYPERRYINYGATPTAVFKIGPANVIHELLYNLNEKHLSGHVNTVFEILEENGISTASINFFIYRGRKEHPVHIPKFLRISTFNRVRAKRVLGPRELVIGSLCRPRLLAQGIGTEKEVLPWKKFGVNDGYSGWAASQLIRKGRQPDFMIVYFPDTDRYSHVHGPLESGPSIERVDRELQRILNSFRSWDEAMDKTVFIVAGDHSQTLIGRSKHNMINLPRILKKYRLLGMRERQVEERDLAICPNERMASVEILHRDPELLEEIAYLLARDERISQVMWKKRDEYIVMQGGSGKILSFRPGGPLRDAYGRRWKVEGNLDVIDASCRGEEIIYREYPDALERIRAALEVFPGRRILLSALPGYEFSGESAPLHPGGGSHGSLHKEDSTVPLIIAGSSEDLSNPRIVDFVPYILKHFGINNKV; encoded by the coding sequence ATGACTGCCCAGAAAGTTATCCTGTGTATAGTAGATTCTTTTCACCCCGAGGCTCTAACCCGGTGCTTGGAAAAAGGTTCCGTTCCGGCATTTGAGTTTCTTATAAAAAGTGGTTTCTATCACCGAGACTGTGTTTCTGTTTTTCCAACTATGACCCCTACGGCATCCAGCTCGATAGCTACTGGTTTAGGGGTGGACAGGCACCGGGTTCCAGGTTTCATTTGGTTCAATTACCCGGAGCGTCGGTATATCAATTATGGAGCTACTCCAACGGCGGTGTTTAAGATTGGCCCCGCTAACGTAATTCACGAGTTGCTTTATAATCTAAATGAGAAACATTTAAGCGGCCACGTCAATACAGTATTCGAAATATTGGAAGAAAATGGAATATCGACGGCGTCCATTAATTTTTTTATTTACCGCGGACGGAAAGAACATCCAGTACATATACCGAAGTTTCTTAGAATAAGCACTTTCAATCGGGTGCGAGCTAAGAGGGTACTGGGACCGAGAGAATTGGTGATCGGCAGTCTATGCCGACCAAGGCTTTTGGCCCAAGGGATTGGAACGGAGAAGGAAGTCCTACCATGGAAAAAGTTTGGAGTTAATGACGGATATTCCGGTTGGGCTGCCAGTCAGTTGATAAGGAAGGGTAGACAGCCGGATTTCATGATCGTCTATTTTCCCGATACCGACCGGTATTCTCATGTCCATGGTCCCTTAGAAAGTGGGCCCAGTATTGAGAGAGTTGACCGGGAGTTACAACGGATACTCAATAGTTTTCGGTCGTGGGATGAAGCCATGGACAAGACTGTTTTTATAGTAGCGGGCGACCATTCCCAAACGCTTATAGGTAGGTCAAAGCATAATATGATTAACCTGCCCCGGATACTTAAAAAATATCGACTGCTGGGTATGAGGGAAAGGCAGGTGGAGGAAAGAGATCTGGCCATATGTCCCAATGAGCGTATGGCTTCGGTGGAAATTCTTCACCGTGATCCGGAATTATTGGAAGAGATAGCTTACCTCTTGGCTCGGGATGAACGAATAAGTCAAGTCATGTGGAAAAAAAGGGATGAATACATAGTAATGCAAGGAGGTTCGGGTAAGATTCTGTCTTTCCGACCGGGAGGGCCGCTACGGGATGCCTACGGCAGGCGTTGGAAGGTGGAAGGTAATTTAGACGTGATTGACGCTTCCTGCCGTGGGGAAGAAATAATTTACCGGGAGTATCCCGATGCTTTAGAACGGATACGGGCGGCTCTGGAAGTTTTCCCGGGGCGGAGAATCCTTCTCTCGGCTCTTCCGGGCTACGAGTTCAGTGGGGAAAGTGCTCCTTTGCACCCGGGAGGAGGAAGCCATGGTTCTCTTCATAAAGAAGATTCCACAGTACCGCTTATTATTGCCGGGTCTTCCGAAGACTTATCAAATCCTCGTATAGTAGATTTTGTTCCATATATCTTAAAACATTTCGGGATTAATAATAAAGTTTAA
- the thiS gene encoding sulfur carrier protein ThiS yields MTVNGKVVELRQGMTVLEYLREKKVNPDGVIVVYNSDVLNREDWDATVLKEEDTVEILTMMGGG; encoded by the coding sequence GTGACCGTGAACGGCAAGGTAGTAGAGCTGCGACAAGGGATGACCGTTCTAGAGTATTTGAGGGAGAAGAAAGTTAACCCTGACGGAGTTATTGTCGTCTATAATTCAGACGTGCTTAACCGGGAAGATTGGGATGCAACCGTTTTGAAGGAAGAAGACACAGTAGAGATTCTAACTATGATGGGAGGTGGATAA
- a CDS encoding thiazole synthase, whose protein sequence is MTDELVIGGKKLTNRLFLGTGKFPSKKMITEALRRSGAQVVTVALRRIDFEAQEENVLNYIPKDCILMPNTSGARNAEEAVRIAEIARAAGCGNWVKIEVISDNKYLLPDNYETVKATEILVKKGFVVLPYMHPDLMVAKRLQEAGAAAVMPLGSPIGSNRGLKTKEMIRILIEEIDLPVIVDAGIGRPSQAAEAMEMGAAAVLVNTAIATADDPPAMAEAFSLAVQAGRKAFLAGPGRIKEFAEASSPLTGFLR, encoded by the coding sequence GTGACTGACGAGCTGGTAATAGGGGGCAAGAAGTTAACCAATCGCCTATTTCTGGGGACGGGAAAATTCCCTTCCAAGAAGATGATAACCGAAGCCTTGCGGAGATCCGGGGCGCAAGTAGTTACAGTAGCCCTGCGCAGGATTGATTTTGAGGCTCAGGAAGAAAACGTTTTAAATTATATACCCAAAGATTGTATCTTGATGCCTAACACTTCAGGGGCCCGAAATGCCGAGGAAGCGGTAAGAATAGCTGAAATAGCACGAGCGGCGGGCTGCGGAAATTGGGTGAAAATCGAAGTAATTTCAGATAATAAATATTTACTGCCGGATAACTATGAAACAGTTAAGGCCACGGAAATTCTTGTAAAAAAAGGATTTGTAGTTTTGCCCTACATGCACCCGGACCTTATGGTAGCTAAACGGTTACAGGAGGCCGGCGCTGCTGCGGTAATGCCTCTTGGATCTCCCATTGGAAGCAACCGGGGTCTAAAAACTAAAGAAATGATACGTATCTTAATCGAAGAAATCGATTTGCCCGTAATAGTGGATGCCGGTATTGGCAGGCCGTCCCAAGCTGCTGAAGCCATGGAGATGGGAGCTGCGGCTGTGTTGGTGAATACGGCTATTGCTACGGCTGATGACCCGCCGGCTATGGCTGAGGCGTTCAGTCTTGCGGTTCAGGCGGGAAGGAAAGCGTTTCTGGCGGGTCCGGGAAGGATTAAAGAATTTGCCGAAGCATCTTCACCGCTTACCGGCTTTCTGCGCTAG
- the thiH gene encoding 2-iminoacetate synthase ThiH, protein MSFYELVQKYREFPVEEFWGKVTDSQVEKIIAQDRLNTLDFLALLSEKAQNYLEPMAQKAHRLTVQNFGKVIFLYTPMYLSNYCANQCAYCGFSALNRMPRKKLSLSQVEEEARLIAATGLRHILILTGESRSKAPISYLKECVKILKKYFSSISIEIYPLETEEYRQLVDAGVDGLTIYQETYDELIYDRVHLKGPKKNYRFRLDAPERGARAGMRSVNIGALLGLGDWRKDAFFTGLHAHYLQNKYLDVEISVSLPRLRSYPGTIKEFKPYCQVNDKELVQFMLALRLFLPRCGITISTREAPDFRDNIIGLGVTKMSAGSVTAVGGRINRGKENNIPQFDILDERSVSEIREMILSKGYQPVFKDWHPIEVEVS, encoded by the coding sequence ATGAGCTTTTATGAACTAGTCCAGAAATACAGGGAATTTCCCGTGGAAGAATTTTGGGGAAAAGTTACTGATAGCCAAGTCGAGAAGATTATAGCCCAGGACCGTTTAAATACTTTGGACTTTTTGGCTTTATTATCAGAAAAAGCCCAAAATTATCTTGAACCTATGGCCCAAAAAGCGCATAGATTAACCGTGCAGAATTTTGGTAAGGTTATTTTTCTTTATACTCCCATGTATTTATCTAATTATTGTGCCAATCAATGCGCTTACTGTGGTTTCAGTGCTCTGAACCGAATGCCCAGAAAAAAACTAAGTTTAAGTCAAGTGGAAGAAGAAGCGCGTTTGATTGCCGCTACGGGGTTGCGTCATATCTTAATTTTGACTGGTGAATCCCGGTCAAAAGCACCAATCTCATATCTTAAAGAATGTGTCAAGATCTTAAAAAAGTATTTTTCTTCCATATCTATAGAGATATATCCGTTGGAAACGGAAGAATACCGCCAGCTGGTTGATGCGGGAGTGGATGGCCTTACTATTTACCAGGAAACTTATGATGAGTTGATCTACGACCGGGTACACCTGAAGGGGCCTAAAAAGAATTACAGGTTCCGGCTTGACGCACCGGAGAGGGGTGCGCGAGCAGGAATGAGGTCTGTAAATATCGGGGCGCTGCTGGGGCTGGGTGATTGGAGAAAAGACGCTTTCTTCACCGGACTGCATGCCCATTATCTCCAAAACAAGTATCTGGATGTGGAAATCAGCGTTTCTCTACCTCGGCTGCGTAGCTATCCGGGAACAATTAAAGAATTCAAACCTTATTGCCAGGTGAACGACAAAGAATTGGTCCAGTTTATGCTGGCCCTCCGGCTTTTCCTGCCCCGGTGTGGTATTACCATATCTACCCGGGAAGCTCCTGACTTCAGGGACAACATAATTGGACTGGGAGTTACCAAGATGTCTGCCGGTTCGGTGACTGCGGTGGGCGGACGGATTAACCGCGGGAAAGAAAATAACATTCCTCAGTTCGATATCTTAGATGAACGGAGCGTTTCGGAAATTAGAGAGATGATTTTAAGCAAAGGGTATCAACCGGTGTTTAAAGACTGGCATCCTATAGAAGTCGAGGTGTCGTGA
- the thiE gene encoding thiamine phosphate synthase has translation MALADRVREIFNTDLYGITCEEYARGRNNVETVQEMIKAGIQIIQYREKKKKSLYKYQECLQIREITRRAGVTFIVNDDVDIALLVKADGIHIGQEDLPADKVRELVGDDMIIGVSTHSPEQAWDAVRRGADYIGVGPIFPTKTKEDVCDPVGLEYLEYVVENLSIPFVAIGGIKEHNISQVREKGARCIAMVTEIVGAEDIPKKVEAIRKVLAAAV, from the coding sequence ATGGCTTTGGCTGACCGAGTGAGGGAGATTTTTAATACCGATCTCTACGGTATTACCTGTGAAGAGTATGCTCGCGGCAGGAACAACGTGGAGACGGTGCAAGAGATGATCAAAGCAGGCATCCAGATAATCCAGTACAGGGAGAAAAAGAAAAAGAGTCTTTACAAATATCAGGAATGTTTGCAAATAAGAGAAATCACCAGAAGGGCAGGAGTAACTTTCATTGTTAACGATGATGTTGATATAGCTCTTTTGGTAAAAGCTGACGGGATTCACATCGGGCAAGAAGACCTGCCGGCAGATAAGGTAAGAGAGTTGGTGGGCGATGATATGATTATTGGCGTTTCCACTCATTCGCCGGAACAGGCTTGGGATGCGGTGCGAAGAGGAGCCGACTATATCGGTGTGGGACCGATTTTCCCCACTAAAACCAAGGAAGATGTGTGTGATCCTGTAGGCTTGGAGTACCTGGAATATGTGGTTGAAAACCTGAGTATTCCCTTTGTGGCTATCGGGGGTATTAAAGAACATAACATATCTCAGGTTCGGGAGAAAGGCGCCAGGTGTATAGCCATGGTTACAGAAATTGTAGGGGCCGAGGATATCCCTAAGAAGGTGGAAGCGATTCGGAAGGTTCTAGCAGCGGCAGTTTAA
- a CDS encoding acyl-CoA carboxylase subunit beta, whose product MSSDRELKQRAEVIRKGGAPKYHQKNAEKGKMFVRDRLKLLLDPGLEAEDGFWANCLAPDLPADAVVTGIGKINGRTVCYMANDSTVKAGSWGWRTVEKIIRIQETAMNLKVPMLYLVDSAGARITDQVEMFPGRRGAGRIFYNQVKMSGMVPQICLLFGPSAAGGAYIPAFCDVVIMVEGNASMYLGSPRMAEMVIGEKVTLEEMGGARMHCTVSGCGDILVQSEEEAIRVARRYLSYFPQNYKEKPPMTEPAPPVLHGPSIEEIIPERESVAFDMYQIIERLIDRNSFLEIKKLFAPELITGLARLNGRPIGVLANQPKVMGGVLFVNSADKAAKFVNLCDAFNIPLLFLMDVPGFMVGTEVERQGIIRHGAKMISAISEATVPKISVVVRKAYGAGLYAMCGPAFEPDCCLALPSAQIAVMGPEAAVNAVYFNKIETLPEEERAAFVEQKRKEYREDIDIYRLAAELVVDHVVVGSELRDELIRRFELYSTKEKTFSERKHGVTPV is encoded by the coding sequence ATGAGTTCAGATCGGGAATTGAAACAAAGGGCTGAAGTTATCCGTAAAGGCGGCGCACCAAAATACCATCAGAAAAATGCAGAGAAGGGAAAAATGTTTGTTAGGGATCGACTTAAATTACTGTTAGATCCCGGTTTGGAAGCGGAGGACGGGTTTTGGGCTAATTGTCTGGCTCCGGACCTCCCAGCCGATGCAGTAGTAACTGGAATTGGAAAGATCAATGGTCGTACGGTCTGTTACATGGCCAATGATTCAACCGTCAAAGCCGGTTCCTGGGGATGGAGAACGGTGGAGAAAATAATTCGTATTCAGGAGACGGCTATGAACCTGAAGGTACCTATGCTTTACTTGGTGGATTCAGCCGGAGCCCGTATTACCGACCAGGTAGAGATGTTTCCGGGAAGGCGTGGCGCAGGACGCATCTTTTATAACCAGGTGAAGATGTCCGGGATGGTTCCCCAAATCTGTCTCCTTTTTGGCCCCTCCGCTGCCGGTGGCGCTTATATTCCGGCCTTTTGCGACGTGGTTATAATGGTTGAAGGTAATGCCAGCATGTATCTGGGCTCTCCCCGGATGGCCGAGATGGTAATCGGGGAAAAAGTAACCCTGGAGGAGATGGGCGGGGCACGGATGCATTGCACAGTCAGCGGATGCGGTGATATTCTGGTGCAGAGTGAAGAAGAGGCGATCAGGGTTGCCCGTCGCTATTTGAGCTACTTTCCGCAGAACTACAAAGAGAAACCACCGATGACTGAACCGGCTCCACCCGTGTTACACGGTCCCAGCATTGAAGAAATCATACCGGAGCGGGAAAGCGTTGCTTTCGATATGTATCAAATTATTGAGCGTCTTATCGACCGGAACAGCTTCCTGGAAATTAAGAAGCTTTTTGCCCCTGAATTAATAACCGGACTGGCCCGGTTAAACGGTCGTCCCATAGGGGTGCTGGCCAACCAGCCGAAAGTGATGGGAGGGGTGCTCTTTGTAAATTCTGCCGATAAAGCAGCCAAATTTGTTAACTTATGTGATGCCTTCAATATTCCCCTCCTGTTTCTTATGGACGTACCGGGCTTTATGGTGGGTACGGAGGTGGAGCGACAGGGGATTATCCGTCACGGTGCCAAGATGATTTCGGCCATATCCGAAGCCACGGTACCCAAGATCTCGGTAGTGGTCAGGAAAGCCTACGGGGCCGGCCTGTATGCGATGTGTGGTCCGGCTTTTGAGCCTGACTGCTGTTTGGCACTACCTTCGGCGCAGATTGCGGTGATGGGTCCGGAAGCAGCTGTTAATGCCGTCTATTTCAACAAAATCGAGACTTTACCCGAGGAAGAGAGGGCTGCGTTCGTGGAGCAGAAAAGAAAAGAGTACCGGGAAGACATAGATATCTACCGGCTGGCGGCGGAGTTGGTAGTCGATCATGTTGTTGTCGGCTCTGAATTGCGAGACGAATTAATCCGTCGTTTTGAGCTATACTCCACGAAAGAAAAGACTTTCAGCGAAAGAAAACATGGGGTTACCCCGGTGTAA
- a CDS encoding enoyl-CoA hydratase-related protein produces MEWETIEVAREDHVAIVSFNRPEALNALSTQMAKDLINVLGYLEEKKDVWAAVLTGGKSRAFCVGADLKERKNMDTEQMKRQRALFVKAFKTVMNFPKPLIAAVHGYALGGGFEFALGCDFIIADETAVFGLPEVTLAIIPGGGGTQNLPRIIGKHRAKELIFTGRRISAPEAAAWGIVNRVVPEGELEKTYRELMKEITQNGPIALQQAKRAINFGVEVELDTGMAFEAECYNVCLTTEDRNEGLRAFNEKRKPVYKGC; encoded by the coding sequence TTGGAATGGGAAACAATTGAAGTGGCCCGGGAAGACCATGTTGCGATTGTATCTTTCAACCGTCCAGAGGCCTTGAATGCCTTGAGTACCCAGATGGCTAAGGACCTTATTAACGTTCTTGGTTATTTGGAAGAGAAGAAGGACGTCTGGGCTGCCGTTCTTACTGGGGGAAAGTCGCGGGCATTTTGTGTTGGCGCTGATCTAAAGGAAAGGAAAAATATGGACACAGAACAGATGAAACGCCAGAGAGCGCTGTTCGTAAAAGCTTTTAAAACGGTGATGAACTTCCCCAAGCCTTTGATTGCGGCAGTTCACGGTTATGCTCTGGGCGGAGGATTTGAATTCGCCCTGGGTTGCGATTTCATTATTGCTGACGAGACGGCAGTCTTCGGCCTGCCGGAAGTTACTTTGGCCATTATTCCAGGAGGAGGGGGGACCCAGAATCTTCCTAGGATAATTGGCAAGCACCGGGCAAAGGAGCTTATTTTCACCGGGAGGCGCATTTCCGCTCCCGAGGCTGCCGCCTGGGGGATTGTAAATCGGGTGGTGCCGGAGGGTGAGCTGGAAAAAACTTATCGAGAACTGATGAAAGAAATCACCCAAAACGGTCCCATAGCCCTCCAGCAGGCCAAACGAGCTATAAACTTCGGGGTTGAAGTGGAGCTAGATACTGGTATGGCTTTCGAAGCTGAATGCTATAATGTTTGTTTAACCACCGAGGACCGGAATGAAGGTTTACGGGCGTTTAACGAAAAGAGGAAACCGGTATATAAGGGGTGTTAA
- a CDS encoding hydroxymethylglutaryl-CoA lyase, with translation MNQIRLSQIELPRKVIIGECWARDGLQNEKKIIPTEQKVYMINKFQELGFKKIEVTNFAHPKYLPQFADALEVLKRIDRKPGVDFRAIVTNMRGLERAIEAKEMGYPVQELAFVISASEAHNKANVNMSHKENMALLEKMCEKALEHGFNILAWVLTAFGCPIKGDVPIEKVVEFGKWWKSLGARWIGFGDTTGMCNPRQASYFYEYIKDEGFTPEEIIVHFHDTRGTGIANNVAALQAGMIYFDTSIGAIGGQPATGAPLYHLGYAGNTCTEDLVCMFEEMGVDTGIDIQGLMEVGREAERIVGRQLRSNVIRCGPVQHEPHDYPPQE, from the coding sequence TTGAATCAGATCAGGTTAAGCCAAATTGAACTGCCTCGAAAGGTGATTATCGGTGAATGTTGGGCTCGGGACGGCCTGCAAAACGAGAAAAAAATCATTCCCACGGAGCAAAAAGTTTATATGATCAATAAGTTTCAGGAATTGGGATTTAAGAAAATTGAAGTAACCAACTTTGCCCACCCTAAGTACCTTCCGCAGTTTGCCGACGCACTGGAAGTGCTAAAAAGGATCGACCGGAAGCCGGGGGTGGATTTCAGGGCTATCGTCACGAATATGCGAGGGCTGGAGCGAGCTATCGAAGCCAAAGAAATGGGATATCCGGTACAGGAGCTGGCTTTTGTCATCTCAGCCAGCGAGGCCCATAACAAGGCCAACGTTAATATGAGTCATAAAGAAAATATGGCCCTTTTGGAGAAGATGTGCGAGAAGGCTCTTGAACACGGTTTTAACATTCTGGCCTGGGTGCTTACCGCATTCGGTTGTCCCATTAAGGGCGACGTCCCAATAGAGAAAGTAGTTGAGTTTGGGAAATGGTGGAAGAGCTTGGGTGCACGGTGGATAGGTTTTGGCGATACGACCGGCATGTGTAATCCCAGGCAGGCCAGTTATTTTTACGAATACATCAAGGATGAAGGTTTCACGCCGGAAGAAATTATAGTACATTTCCATGATACCCGAGGAACCGGGATCGCCAACAACGTAGCTGCCCTCCAGGCGGGGATGATATACTTTGATACTTCAATCGGAGCTATCGGCGGACAACCGGCAACGGGGGCTCCATTGTATCACTTGGGATACGCCGGGAATACCTGTACGGAAGATTTGGTATGCATGTTCGAAGAAATGGGAGTTGATACCGGCATTGATATACAGGGCTTGATGGAAGTCGGAAGAGAAGCGGAGAGAATTGTGGGAAGACAGTTGCGCTCTAATGTGATTCGTTGCGGCCCGGTTCAGCATGAACCCCATGATTATCCGCCGCAAGAGTGA
- a CDS encoding hydroxymethylglutaryl-CoA lyase, whose translation MHLPQQVIIREVGPRDGLQLEKEFIPTVRKLGLIRRLVEAGIRFIEVTSFVNPRLVPQMADAEQVMQGLAAGSGITYSALILNERGMKRAIEAGVREIQAVISASEEHNQKNTGMSIADSLSQIEKTTVLGQENGVTVRAAIAVAFGCPFSGMVREEQVFSLVGKLVEIGIRSVTLADTVGVANPRQVYDMMQKLKEKYPAVEWCLHLHDTRGMGLANVLAGLQTGVVMYEASIGGLGGCPVITDAPGNIATEDLVYMLEEMGIDTGINLRELIRAVRFAEEMVGRRVGSRLSSLG comes from the coding sequence ATGCATTTGCCGCAGCAGGTGATTATTCGAGAAGTGGGACCGCGGGACGGACTCCAGTTGGAAAAAGAATTCATTCCTACTGTCCGTAAATTAGGCCTGATCCGGCGTTTGGTCGAAGCGGGAATCAGGTTTATCGAAGTAACTTCTTTTGTGAACCCGCGCTTAGTTCCCCAAATGGCGGATGCAGAGCAGGTAATGCAAGGGCTTGCCGCAGGTTCCGGCATTACCTATTCGGCTCTAATCTTGAATGAGCGGGGCATGAAACGGGCCATAGAGGCAGGGGTAAGAGAAATACAAGCAGTTATTTCCGCTTCGGAAGAGCACAACCAAAAGAACACTGGAATGTCTATTGCCGACTCATTAAGCCAAATTGAAAAAACTACTGTTTTAGGGCAGGAGAACGGTGTTACGGTTAGAGCTGCCATCGCAGTAGCCTTCGGGTGTCCCTTTTCCGGGATGGTAAGGGAGGAGCAGGTGTTTAGCTTAGTAGGGAAATTAGTAGAAATAGGGATTAGGAGTGTAACTCTGGCAGACACGGTTGGGGTGGCCAATCCCCGGCAGGTGTACGACATGATGCAGAAACTGAAAGAAAAGTACCCAGCGGTAGAGTGGTGTCTTCACTTGCACGACACGAGGGGAATGGGATTGGCCAATGTACTGGCGGGATTGCAAACGGGAGTAGTGATGTATGAAGCTTCCATAGGCGGTCTGGGAGGCTGTCCGGTAATTACCGACGCTCCCGGCAACATTGCTACGGAAGATTTGGTGTACATGCTGGAGGAGATGGGTATAGATACCGGTATAAATTTACGTGAACTGATACGGGCAGTCCGTTTCGCGGAGGAAATGGTCGGGCGGAGAGTAGGCAGCAGGTTGTCGTCGCTAGGTTGA